A part of Streptomyces sp. NBC_01210 genomic DNA contains:
- a CDS encoding alpha/beta hydrolase family protein, protein MTISGQEKPLIRVLHDESRRDLWEPDHPRPVRLYLWEPCRPVAVPAPLVVVSHGTGGSGSDMEWLVRPLTEAGFRVASLDHHGNNFVDGYEPEGFLHVWERPRDVSFALDVLAREQPLGPVGVAGFSLGGYTAVALAGARVDPQILWAVLTGAVPLPEIPEFPGALEALRKKYPEDESSRRALDAAAADLSDPRVRAVFQVAPGVGGLVTPESLATVQVPVDIRWGGADMVNPYEVDTRPYLEHIPTASGRSAGPDVRHDDFFAPEPADPAVRVRVGKEAAAFFLQHLG, encoded by the coding sequence GTGACGATCTCTGGGCAGGAAAAGCCGCTGATACGTGTCCTGCACGACGAGTCCCGCCGCGACCTGTGGGAGCCGGACCACCCCCGTCCCGTCCGTCTCTACCTGTGGGAACCATGCCGTCCGGTGGCCGTACCCGCTCCGCTTGTCGTCGTCTCGCATGGCACCGGAGGTTCGGGAAGCGACATGGAGTGGCTGGTCCGTCCGCTGACCGAGGCGGGTTTCCGGGTAGCTTCCCTTGACCACCACGGCAACAATTTCGTCGACGGCTACGAGCCGGAGGGCTTCCTCCACGTGTGGGAACGGCCCCGGGATGTCTCCTTCGCCCTCGACGTTCTCGCCCGTGAACAGCCCCTGGGCCCGGTCGGCGTGGCGGGCTTCTCCCTCGGCGGCTATACGGCGGTGGCGCTTGCCGGAGCCCGTGTCGATCCGCAGATCCTGTGGGCGGTGCTGACAGGGGCGGTCCCTTTGCCGGAGATCCCCGAGTTCCCCGGCGCACTGGAGGCGCTGCGGAAGAAGTACCCGGAAGACGAGTCGTCACGGCGGGCGCTGGACGCCGCCGCAGCAGACCTCTCGGATCCCCGAGTGCGAGCGGTCTTCCAAGTGGCCCCAGGAGTCGGCGGTCTCGTGACCCCGGAGAGCCTGGCAACCGTGCAGGTGCCGGTGGACATCCGCTGGGGCGGAGCGGACATGGTCAACCCGTACGAAGTCGACACCAGGCCGTACCTGGAGCACATTCCCACCGCGAGTGGCCGCTCGGCCGGCCCCGACGTTCGCCACGACGACTTCTTCGCGCCGGAACCTGCCGACCCGGCGGTCCGCGTGCGGGTCGGCAAGGAGGCGGCCGCCTTCTTCCTGCAGCACCTTGGCTGA
- a CDS encoding phytoene/squalene synthase family protein has protein sequence MPTWAHTLDQAHISGPQLRRDYGEQRRLVAQFARAEYAAVRLLLPAPLVPDVIAATAFMHHSDNLLDQGPRRERLAALTDWDGQVRTALETGTADQPVLRTLAHTITRHPQLREHVEHYLDGAPLEVEWEGFSTESDFQRYVDAYSLPAFMLIACLLASSSSAAAYRAGCRAFIEASQRLDFLEDIAEDLHAGRLGIPHDALTLHGVTRNDLHQAHATAGVSELIRHQIAQIRPGLTMSYGLVELVEPHSRPLTRTLVALQGLRLRAVDNKGAALLRGTARPSVSAALRVLVREYRASRHQRCDQPSV, from the coding sequence ATGCCCACGTGGGCCCACACGCTCGACCAGGCACACATCAGCGGCCCCCAGCTGCGCCGCGACTACGGCGAGCAGCGGCGGCTGGTGGCACAGTTCGCTCGAGCTGAGTACGCAGCGGTACGTCTGCTCCTGCCCGCACCCCTCGTCCCCGACGTCATCGCCGCCACCGCATTCATGCACCACAGTGACAACCTTCTCGACCAAGGGCCACGACGTGAGCGCCTCGCCGCACTCACCGACTGGGACGGACAAGTCCGGACGGCCTTGGAGACCGGCACAGCCGATCAACCGGTTCTGCGAACACTGGCCCACACCATCACCAGACACCCGCAGCTGCGGGAGCACGTCGAGCACTACCTCGACGGAGCACCACTGGAGGTGGAGTGGGAAGGCTTCTCAACCGAGAGCGACTTCCAGCGCTACGTGGACGCATATTCGCTGCCCGCGTTCATGCTCATCGCCTGCTTACTCGCCTCCTCCTCCTCGGCGGCTGCCTACCGCGCCGGCTGCCGAGCTTTCATCGAGGCCAGCCAGCGGCTCGATTTCCTCGAAGACATCGCCGAGGACCTACACGCCGGGCGACTCGGCATTCCCCATGACGCCCTCACCCTGCACGGCGTCACGCGCAACGACCTGCACCAGGCCCACGCCACCGCTGGCGTCAGTGAACTGATTCGCCATCAGATTGCACAGATCCGTCCCGGCCTGACGATGTCGTACGGCCTCGTGGAACTCGTGGAACCGCACAGCCGACCGCTCACCCGCACTCTCGTCGCCTTGCAGGGTCTGCGGCTCCGCGCAGTGGACAACAAGGGCGCCGCCCTCCTGCGCGGGACCGCTCGCCCTTCCGTATCTGCAGCACTTCGTGTCCTGGTACGGGAATACCGCGCTTCACGCCATCAGCGCTGCGATCAGCCCAGCGTCTAG
- a CDS encoding ABC transporter ATP-binding protein, which translates to MAQLDIVDVGHSYTPGAEEQQWALKPLRLTFEAGKTYALVGPSGCGKTTLLNILSGLVRPSQGQVLFDGVDVTALPTKARNIAQVFQFPVIYHSMTVYENLAFPLQCRRWDRARIDAKVHQVAEALDLDDRLGQPARRLSADDKQLISLGRGLVRDDVAAVLMDEPLTVIDPQLKHSLRRKIREITEQFQPTVIYVTHDQYEAMSIAQEVLVMRDGQAMQQGTPEQLFEAPSSTYVGYFIGSPAMNFLTLDRAHQEFTLGGRNLAVAWDIPESTGEVQVGIRPEYVKVVTDPGPNTFVARLRGVQDHGPQRVLEIDVAGQLMKAKVPREDGVPGIEEFLVHLPRAKALPYSDGCLVLQS; encoded by the coding sequence ATGGCACAGTTGGACATCGTCGACGTCGGGCACAGCTACACGCCCGGCGCCGAAGAGCAGCAGTGGGCCCTCAAACCACTGAGGCTGACGTTCGAGGCCGGCAAGACCTACGCATTGGTCGGGCCGTCGGGTTGTGGCAAGACGACGCTGCTGAACATCCTGTCCGGGCTGGTCCGACCGTCACAGGGCCAGGTCCTGTTCGACGGCGTGGATGTCACGGCTCTGCCGACGAAGGCGCGCAACATAGCCCAGGTGTTCCAGTTCCCTGTCATCTACCACTCGATGACGGTGTACGAGAACCTCGCCTTCCCGCTGCAATGCCGCCGGTGGGACAGGGCAAGGATCGATGCCAAGGTCCATCAGGTGGCCGAGGCGCTGGACCTGGATGACCGGCTGGGGCAGCCCGCCCGTCGGCTCAGCGCGGACGACAAGCAGCTGATCTCGCTCGGCCGTGGTCTCGTCCGTGACGACGTGGCGGCCGTGCTGATGGACGAGCCCCTGACCGTCATCGATCCGCAGCTGAAGCACTCGTTGAGGCGCAAGATCCGTGAGATCACTGAGCAGTTCCAGCCCACAGTGATCTACGTTACCCACGACCAGTACGAGGCCATGAGCATTGCGCAGGAAGTGCTGGTCATGAGGGACGGCCAGGCCATGCAGCAGGGCACTCCGGAGCAGCTCTTCGAGGCACCCTCATCAACATATGTCGGCTACTTCATCGGATCACCGGCCATGAACTTCCTCACCCTGGACCGGGCGCACCAGGAGTTCACCCTCGGAGGTCGGAACCTGGCCGTGGCGTGGGACATCCCGGAGAGCACCGGCGAGGTCCAGGTGGGAATCCGGCCCGAGTACGTCAAGGTCGTCACGGATCCCGGGCCAAACACCTTTGTCGCCAGGCTTCGCGGTGTCCAGGATCACGGCCCTCAGCGAGTGCTCGAGATCGACGTGGCCGGCCAGCTCATGAAGGCGAAGGTGCCGCGGGAGGACGGTGTTCCGGGGATCGAGGAATTCCTGGTGCACCTGCCGCGGGCCAAGGCCCTCCCCTATTCGGACGGTTGCCTGGTACTCCAGTCATAG
- a CDS encoding ABC transporter ATP-binding protein produces MTLSATDLSLTVDGVDHLKSVTAMFEPGRLHTVIGRTMAGKTTLLRALAGLQEVDSGSLTRDGVDVLKTPVWRRDTAMVYQQFINYPHLSVFGNVAFPLRRQGLSRDEIQRRVSKSLALVGLTGFERRKPSQLSGGQQQRVAVARALARGTGILLLDEPLANLDYKLREQLRDEFKTLFSDQGDTIVVYTTTEPAEAMMLGDVVLVMHEGRILQVGPPQEVFEHPATTTVASIINDPPMNIFPGRIEGGQVTVAGFQATHVSAHLADLPDGAYQFGLRATDVSLASAGVEGEVTFVEISGSETFVHAAVGKTPFVIQIEGIHDVALGDLVKLRLRPERLYAFDEKGSLVRTPSYDLVSVGGR; encoded by the coding sequence ATGACCCTGAGTGCCACTGATCTGAGCCTGACCGTCGATGGCGTCGACCATCTCAAGAGCGTGACCGCAATGTTCGAACCGGGACGGCTCCACACCGTCATCGGCCGGACCATGGCGGGAAAGACGACGCTGCTGCGGGCCCTGGCCGGCCTGCAGGAGGTGGACTCCGGCTCCCTGACCAGGGACGGAGTCGACGTCCTCAAAACGCCGGTCTGGCGACGCGACACCGCCATGGTCTACCAGCAGTTCATCAACTACCCACATCTCAGCGTGTTCGGCAACGTGGCCTTCCCACTCCGGCGCCAGGGGCTGTCACGGGACGAGATCCAACGACGGGTCAGCAAGAGCCTGGCGCTTGTCGGCCTGACCGGCTTCGAGCGGCGCAAGCCGTCCCAGCTTTCCGGCGGACAGCAGCAGCGTGTCGCCGTGGCGCGCGCCCTCGCACGCGGCACGGGAATTCTGCTGCTTGACGAGCCACTGGCCAACCTCGACTACAAACTGCGCGAACAGCTGCGCGACGAGTTCAAGACCCTCTTCTCGGACCAGGGCGACACGATAGTGGTCTATACGACGACCGAGCCCGCCGAGGCGATGATGCTCGGTGACGTGGTGCTGGTCATGCACGAGGGACGGATCCTCCAGGTCGGCCCCCCGCAGGAGGTCTTCGAGCACCCGGCGACGACCACCGTGGCATCCATCATCAACGATCCGCCCATGAACATCTTCCCTGGCCGGATCGAGGGAGGTCAGGTCACGGTGGCCGGCTTCCAGGCCACGCACGTATCCGCACATCTCGCCGATCTGCCCGACGGCGCCTACCAGTTCGGCCTGCGGGCAACGGATGTCAGCCTGGCCTCCGCCGGTGTCGAGGGCGAGGTCACCTTCGTAGAGATCTCCGGCTCCGAGACCTTCGTTCACGCCGCTGTCGGCAAGACTCCGTTCGTCATACAGATCGAGGGCATCCATGACGTCGCTCTCGGTGATCTTGTGAAACTCCGGCTACGCCCCGAGCGGCTGTACGCCTTCGACGAGAAGGGCTCGCTCGTGCGGACACCTTCGTACGATCTTGTTTCAGTGGGAGGGCGTTGA
- a CDS encoding carbohydrate ABC transporter permease — protein MRPRLYPVFKYTVIALWACFVAGPFFWAMTTSFKDANAVQGGATYLPWIQYQPTATGWRNIFGGAGGVDVIQPFINSAIVTIAASAISLVLGSLAAYALSRYRFKIGFIKNSDIVFFFVSQRIMPPVVLVIPFFYLLQWADLLDSIAGLVIVTVALLLPIAVWVMVDFFNGIPREIDEMAMLDGCGPLQTLVRAILPNSLPGLTVAAMFCAVFGWNDFFFAFRLTFTEVQTLPQAVVALNSSIPPWWTLSAAALFGVAPLVLLAIWVERYLSKGNLSGAVR, from the coding sequence ATGAGGCCGCGCCTTTACCCCGTATTCAAGTACACCGTGATCGCACTGTGGGCCTGCTTCGTGGCGGGGCCGTTCTTCTGGGCCATGACGACCAGCTTCAAGGACGCCAACGCGGTACAGGGCGGCGCCACATATCTTCCCTGGATCCAGTACCAGCCCACCGCCACCGGGTGGCGCAACATCTTCGGCGGAGCCGGTGGCGTCGATGTGATCCAGCCCTTCATCAACAGTGCCATCGTCACCATCGCCGCCTCGGCCATCAGCCTCGTTCTCGGATCCCTGGCCGCCTACGCGTTGTCCCGCTACCGGTTCAAGATCGGCTTCATCAAGAACAGCGACATCGTCTTCTTCTTCGTGTCACAACGGATCATGCCGCCCGTCGTCCTGGTGATCCCCTTCTTCTACCTTCTGCAGTGGGCGGACCTCCTGGACAGCATCGCGGGACTGGTCATCGTGACGGTCGCCCTGCTGCTGCCGATCGCGGTGTGGGTGATGGTGGACTTCTTCAACGGCATCCCGCGTGAGATCGACGAGATGGCCATGCTCGACGGATGCGGGCCGTTGCAGACCCTCGTGCGGGCGATCCTGCCGAACTCCCTGCCCGGGCTGACCGTGGCCGCGATGTTCTGCGCGGTGTTCGGCTGGAACGACTTCTTCTTCGCCTTCAGGCTGACCTTCACCGAGGTCCAGACTCTGCCCCAGGCAGTCGTCGCCCTCAACTCCTCCATCCCGCCCTGGTGGACCCTGTCCGCGGCTGCCCTGTTCGGTGTGGCGCCGCTGGTCCTGCTCGCCATCTGGGTGGAGCGCTATCTGTCCAAAGGCAACCTGTCGGGAGCAGTCCGATGA
- a CDS encoding carbohydrate ABC transporter permease — MYGLRRHKSMFLLPGLLTLLLIIIFPLLFTIRVSFSGWNVSSPQMDFIAGANYAAMLHDSRFWSSIMRLILLAGGTVLIQYVIGFGMALLVWRDVRGRRFWRVLFLVPMMTTPVVMAAIWQMIFHESLGPVNDLLGMLGLTEVPWLTESGPALVALMTVEVWQWTPFMFLLLLAGLLSLPKEPFMAAAIDGADVWRTFWKVTFPLMAPVSVAAVIIRLIEASKLSDSVYVLTSGGPGSSTETPGYYLYIQGLRDQQTGYSGAMSLTYLVLMIVTLTVVAALLTRALKLKGHS; from the coding sequence ATGTACGGCCTGCGCCGGCACAAGAGCATGTTCCTGCTCCCAGGACTGCTCACACTCCTACTGATCATCATCTTCCCGCTGCTGTTCACCATCCGCGTCAGCTTCTCCGGCTGGAACGTCAGCAGCCCTCAGATGGACTTCATCGCAGGGGCCAACTACGCCGCGATGCTCCACGACAGCCGCTTCTGGTCCTCGATCATGCGTCTGATCCTGCTGGCGGGCGGCACCGTCCTGATCCAGTACGTCATCGGATTCGGCATGGCCCTGCTCGTCTGGCGCGACGTACGCGGCCGCAGGTTCTGGCGGGTGCTGTTCCTCGTCCCCATGATGACCACTCCCGTCGTGATGGCCGCCATCTGGCAGATGATCTTCCATGAGTCCCTGGGCCCGGTGAATGATCTCCTCGGGATGCTGGGCCTGACCGAGGTTCCCTGGCTCACCGAGTCCGGGCCGGCGCTGGTCGCGCTGATGACTGTCGAGGTCTGGCAGTGGACCCCGTTCATGTTCCTGCTGCTGCTGGCCGGGCTCCTGAGTCTTCCCAAGGAACCGTTCATGGCCGCCGCGATCGACGGCGCCGACGTGTGGCGCACCTTTTGGAAGGTGACCTTCCCGCTCATGGCGCCGGTCTCGGTCGCGGCGGTCATCATCCGGCTGATCGAGGCATCCAAGCTCTCCGACAGCGTCTACGTGCTGACCTCCGGTGGACCGGGCTCCTCCACGGAGACTCCGGGCTACTACCTCTACATCCAGGGGCTGCGGGATCAGCAGACCGGCTACAGCGGGGCGATGTCCCTGACCTACCTGGTCCTGATGATCGTCACGCTCACCGTTGTCGCTGCCTTGCTCACCAGGGCCCTCAAGCTGAAGGGGCACTCATGA
- a CDS encoding extracellular solute-binding protein: MRNSSYKGMIAAAAVVALTATGCTSQGKAESKPDKPALFKPGSEISYRKYGKDYPATKVKDVPGPCSYESISRKDYSGQTLKIISHAVPVIGEPTKLHARQFEEITGAKVEVVNVPFGELHQKILTPLQAGQPAYDVMFYPSLWIGDMAPYLAPVPKEYLDAPGMKDVTKAYMDVATWNGKVVQYPVDGDRHYLKVRTDVLKDPKQQAVYKAATGKDLRTPKTWAEYQEVAEFFSGKDVDGDGKPNFGSAEVTKRDDLTFSAFISRAAPYVKNPDVKGGIFFDLDTMKPLINTPGFVRALDDMVKAKSTWAPGGANFGLGDEIFSFGGGQTLMSYSWDDAFIQAQQPDSKIRNKIEAAALPGSTEVYNRTTKAWEKKPNQAPYFTWGWTSAVSKASGHQKMAFDYLCFFSNEANTALDLTIGRFGVNPYRNAHFDAAFWEKQGWDRDVAKSYVQTLSGMEKSTNRVFDLRVPGVNQYMSALANGVAAALAGQKAPQQALDEAAREWSKITEQIGKDKVRDAYRNVVALEDYR; encoded by the coding sequence ATGCGCAACAGCTCGTACAAGGGCATGATCGCCGCCGCGGCCGTCGTGGCCCTTACCGCCACCGGATGCACCAGCCAGGGCAAGGCGGAGAGCAAGCCCGACAAGCCGGCGCTGTTCAAGCCGGGTTCGGAGATCAGCTACAGAAAGTACGGCAAGGACTACCCGGCCACGAAGGTCAAGGACGTACCGGGGCCCTGCAGTTACGAGTCGATCAGCCGTAAGGACTACTCCGGGCAGACGCTGAAGATCATCAGCCATGCCGTCCCCGTCATAGGCGAGCCGACCAAGCTGCACGCCAGACAGTTCGAGGAGATCACCGGGGCGAAGGTGGAGGTGGTCAACGTCCCGTTCGGGGAGCTGCACCAGAAGATCCTCACGCCCCTGCAAGCGGGCCAGCCGGCGTACGACGTCATGTTCTACCCCTCCTTGTGGATCGGCGACATGGCCCCGTATCTGGCCCCGGTGCCGAAGGAGTATCTGGACGCCCCGGGCATGAAGGACGTCACGAAGGCCTATATGGACGTGGCGACCTGGAACGGGAAGGTCGTGCAGTACCCCGTGGACGGTGACCGGCATTACCTCAAGGTCCGCACGGACGTACTGAAGGACCCGAAGCAGCAGGCGGTATACAAGGCGGCCACGGGCAAGGACCTGCGCACGCCCAAGACCTGGGCCGAATACCAGGAGGTCGCCGAGTTCTTCAGCGGCAAGGACGTGGACGGCGACGGCAAGCCCAACTTCGGCAGTGCCGAGGTGACCAAGCGTGACGACCTGACGTTCTCCGCCTTCATCAGCCGTGCGGCACCGTATGTGAAGAACCCGGACGTCAAGGGGGGCATCTTCTTCGACCTGGACACCATGAAGCCTCTGATCAACACCCCCGGCTTCGTACGCGCTCTCGACGACATGGTGAAGGCCAAGTCGACCTGGGCGCCCGGTGGCGCCAACTTCGGTCTGGGCGACGAGATCTTCTCCTTCGGAGGCGGCCAGACGCTGATGTCCTACTCATGGGACGACGCGTTCATCCAGGCCCAGCAGCCGGACAGCAAGATACGCAACAAGATCGAAGCGGCGGCGCTGCCCGGTTCCACCGAGGTCTACAACCGCACCACAAAGGCGTGGGAAAAGAAGCCGAACCAGGCTCCCTACTTCACCTGGGGGTGGACCTCGGCGGTGTCCAAGGCGTCGGGCCACCAGAAGATGGCCTTCGACTACCTGTGCTTCTTCAGCAACGAGGCCAATACCGCCCTCGACCTGACCATCGGCCGCTTCGGCGTCAATCCCTACCGCAACGCCCACTTCGATGCGGCGTTCTGGGAGAAGCAGGGCTGGGACAGGGACGTCGCGAAGTCGTATGTGCAGACGCTCTCCGGCATGGAGAAGAGCACCAACCGCGTCTTCGACCTGCGTGTCCCCGGTGTCAACCAGTACATGTCCGCGCTGGCCAACGGCGTCGCCGCGGCTCTGGCGGGGCAGAAGGCGCCGCAGCAGGCGCTGGACGAGGCTGCCCGGGAATGGTCCAAGATCACCGAGCAGATCGGAAAGGACAAGGTCCGCGACGCCTATCGCAACGTGGTCGCACTCGAGGACTACCGCTGA
- a CDS encoding NAD(P)-dependent alcohol dehydrogenase, protein MKAVQVIEYDEPPVLVDVPDPQITGPLDVIVKVGGAGVCRTDLHILEGQWSDKSGVVLPYTIGHENAGWVQEVGQAVTNVKVGDPVILHPLVTCGLCRACRAGDDVHCMNSAFPGIDTDGGYAEYLKTTARSVVALDPSLEPASVAALADAGLTAYHAVAKAARVLRPGDRAVVIGAGGLGHIGIQVLRALSPVEMIVIDRSPDALALAKELGAEHTLVADGNESERVLELTGGHGAEAVLDFVGEGGAVETGVSCLRRNGNYYVIGYGGRLDVPTIDVISTEINFIGNLVGSYNDLSELMVLAAQGKVSLHTQRYPLASFRDALDDLSAGAVRGRAILIP, encoded by the coding sequence ATGAAAGCCGTGCAGGTCATCGAGTACGACGAGCCGCCAGTGCTCGTGGATGTGCCGGACCCGCAGATCACCGGTCCGCTGGATGTGATCGTGAAGGTCGGGGGCGCGGGGGTCTGCCGCACCGATCTGCACATTCTCGAAGGACAGTGGAGCGACAAGAGCGGGGTTGTCCTGCCCTACACCATCGGTCATGAGAATGCCGGCTGGGTGCAGGAGGTGGGACAGGCCGTCACCAACGTCAAGGTCGGCGACCCGGTCATCCTGCACCCGCTCGTGACCTGCGGCCTGTGCCGTGCCTGCCGGGCCGGCGACGACGTGCACTGTATGAACTCGGCCTTCCCGGGCATCGACACCGACGGGGGCTATGCGGAGTACCTGAAGACCACAGCCCGATCAGTGGTGGCACTCGACCCGTCCCTTGAGCCGGCCTCGGTTGCGGCCCTGGCCGATGCCGGGCTCACGGCGTACCACGCTGTCGCCAAGGCGGCCCGGGTCCTGCGACCGGGCGATCGGGCCGTGGTGATCGGAGCCGGAGGTCTCGGGCACATCGGCATCCAAGTGCTCCGGGCCCTGTCGCCGGTCGAGATGATCGTGATCGACCGAAGCCCGGACGCTCTTGCCCTCGCCAAGGAACTGGGCGCCGAACACACGCTGGTCGCGGACGGGAATGAGAGCGAACGCGTGCTGGAACTCACCGGCGGGCACGGGGCCGAGGCGGTTCTGGACTTCGTGGGCGAGGGCGGTGCCGTCGAGACCGGCGTGTCCTGCCTGCGCCGTAACGGCAACTACTACGTCATCGGCTACGGCGGCCGTCTCGACGTTCCGACGATCGACGTCATCTCCACCGAGATCAACTTCATCGGCAATCTCGTGGGGTCCTACAACGACCTTTCCGAGCTGATGGTCCTGGCGGCCCAGGGCAAGGTCAGCCTGCACACCCAGCGGTACCCCCTGGCGTCCTTCCGTGACGCCCTCGACGACTTGTCCGCCGGTGCCGTCCGCGGCCGAGCGATCTTGATCCCGTGA
- a CDS encoding sigma-54-dependent Fis family transcriptional regulator, translating to MPRRQPGSSLTAARELYQEITKDPSARPLVVASWQRSIEYQVKSSCIDAPYLENPNLDSALAKAALPILNRLHEQLADDPVSTMVTDRNGVVLSRMVSHQALTTRLNRVQLAPGHVFAERYVGTNGIGTALASGRPVMIAGSQHYVEALRDFHCAAVPILHPTRRTLLGAFNLTTARQGSAGMLMALARSVAGQIESEIAAISSRRERALFQDYMDACSSVRPGPVLAINRDVVMMNEQLRSVVTGTDHYALLDHAREIADDPRFEGTRSIALPSGRIAELRVSRSRREDSDAGTIFRVRVIGRPQSGPVAAAGSIRSGLGLVGSSPRWLSAVAETEAAFVAGSWLHLVGEAGAGKRTLIEALHRAKGAGRRLERVEAPLSESTHATEQWLRNVRELLAEPSNLVVLRDVHLLSAHLRQQLRSLLTHLDTTATGQLIMTSQPSMVTTDDVLDRLCDASVEVPPLRHRYGDIEHLVRFFLLKYRPSGESSCSPDALTMLQRCPWPENVRQLESVIRGLARRPSVRILRVEDLPPECRVSSHKVLTTIEALERDAILRGLMDRNSNVQRTAQDLGISRATMYRKMRRYGIVPSSLT from the coding sequence ATGCCCCGACGTCAGCCTGGCAGCTCTCTGACAGCGGCCAGAGAGCTTTACCAGGAGATCACCAAGGATCCGAGCGCCCGCCCGCTCGTGGTCGCCTCCTGGCAACGCTCGATCGAGTACCAGGTGAAGTCGAGCTGCATCGACGCTCCCTACCTCGAGAACCCCAATCTGGACAGCGCGCTCGCCAAAGCGGCGCTACCCATCCTGAACAGGCTGCACGAGCAACTGGCCGACGACCCGGTGTCCACGATGGTCACCGATCGCAACGGCGTGGTGCTGTCCCGCATGGTCTCCCACCAGGCTCTGACGACGCGGCTGAACCGAGTGCAACTGGCCCCGGGACACGTGTTCGCCGAGCGCTACGTGGGCACCAACGGTATCGGGACCGCACTGGCCAGCGGCCGCCCGGTCATGATCGCCGGAAGTCAGCACTACGTCGAGGCGCTGCGGGACTTCCACTGCGCGGCCGTGCCGATCCTGCATCCCACCCGGCGCACCCTGCTGGGAGCCTTCAACCTGACCACGGCCCGCCAGGGCTCAGCCGGCATGCTCATGGCCCTGGCCCGCTCTGTCGCGGGCCAGATCGAAAGTGAGATCGCCGCGATCAGCTCGCGACGGGAACGGGCCCTGTTCCAGGACTACATGGACGCGTGCTCCTCGGTGCGCCCCGGACCTGTCCTGGCCATCAATCGTGATGTCGTCATGATGAACGAGCAGCTGAGGTCGGTCGTGACAGGGACGGATCACTACGCACTGCTCGACCACGCACGTGAGATCGCCGACGACCCCCGGTTCGAAGGGACCCGGAGCATCGCACTCCCCTCCGGACGCATCGCCGAGCTCCGGGTCAGCCGTAGCCGGCGCGAGGACAGCGACGCGGGCACCATCTTCCGAGTCCGAGTCATCGGGCGTCCCCAGTCCGGACCGGTCGCTGCCGCTGGATCCATACGATCGGGCCTGGGCCTGGTGGGCTCCTCCCCGAGATGGCTGAGCGCGGTCGCCGAAACCGAAGCGGCGTTCGTCGCCGGCTCCTGGCTTCATCTCGTGGGAGAAGCCGGGGCCGGGAAGAGGACACTGATCGAAGCCCTCCACCGAGCCAAAGGTGCCGGGCGCCGGCTCGAGAGGGTGGAAGCACCGCTGTCGGAGTCAACGCACGCCACCGAGCAATGGCTGCGCAACGTCCGTGAGCTGCTGGCCGAGCCGTCGAACCTGGTCGTCCTGCGCGATGTCCACCTTCTTTCTGCCCACTTGCGCCAGCAGCTGCGAAGCCTCCTGACACACCTGGACACGACCGCCACCGGGCAACTGATCATGACCAGCCAACCGTCCATGGTCACGACCGACGACGTGCTCGACCGTCTGTGCGACGCCTCGGTGGAGGTGCCTCCCCTCCGTCATCGCTATGGGGACATCGAGCACCTGGTCCGGTTCTTCCTGCTCAAATACAGGCCGAGCGGAGAGAGCAGCTGCTCCCCGGATGCGCTGACGATGCTGCAGCGCTGCCCCTGGCCGGAGAATGTCCGGCAGCTCGAGTCGGTGATCCGTGGCCTGGCGCGGCGGCCGTCCGTCAGGATCCTGCGAGTGGAGGATCTCCCGCCGGAATGCCGGGTGTCCTCGCACAAAGTCCTGACCACCATCGAAGCGCTGGAACGGGACGCCATTCTCCGCGGGCTGATGGACCGCAACTCCAACGTCCAGCGCACCGCACAGGATCTCGGCATCTCCCGCGCCACCATGTACCGCAAGATGCGCCGTTACGGGATCGTCCCATCGAGCCTCACTTAG